The genome window AAACGGCAACGGTATCTTGGTGGCATGCCCGGTATTCACTTTCACAACAGATCCGTCCGGCAGTTTGTTTATGCTCCGCGATCGGACACCGCGATAATCAGTGTACTGATTGATAGTTCCGACAAAACTTGCAAGGTGCTTCTTGGCACGTAACTCGGGCGACCGGTTCAATAGCGCTTCGTGCACCAGCGGAATCACCACGTCACCCGCCGCTGTATCAATGAAAGTGATCCTCTTGGTCCAAGGGGCGCGTCGCGCCTCCCCCAGATGCTGAAATCCGATCATCGACAGCGTATAGTATTTCACGCCCGGCTCGACGGCTTGCGACAACCACTCGATCGCCTTTGGCCAATTCGGCACGCCAAGCGTCGCCCAATAGATCGGGATGTACACCACCCCAGGGACCGCCAGTCCATTCGCGTGAGCGAACCGCTCGAACCACCCACCCGGAACGGCCCCATGGTTTGCAAACAAGGATCGGGGCGGGCGAAGGTCGGCCGGCACGCTGAGTTCGTGAGGGAACATATCAATCTCCGCGGGCTTGCATGATCGCCAGCCCTTTGTGTGGGGCGCGTTTGTCTCCTTCCGATGGCGTCGACCGTACGACGTCGAACAAGTCATAAATCGCCGCATATTCCATACGGTCCTTGTCGTGCAGCACGACATAGCCGCCTTGTTTGAGATACCCATGGTCCACCACGGCTTGGGCGCAGGCCACGCGATGTTCCCCGTCGATCAGGATTATGTCGTAGGGCGCATCCAACACTGGCTTGAACACATATTCGTCCCAACTTTGCGCGAGATGGATCGTCACATTCGCCGGTTTGTTCCGACAGCACCTCTCGTACCAATCGGCCTTGCTCTCTACGGCGACGAGCTTGCCCACACGAGCAGCCAACCACATTGTCGATTCGCCGCACCCCCACTCTAACACGTGAGCGTTGGGGAACAACAGATCATCCAACACCTTGAGTTCGTGCGGGCGGTAGCTCCACTCTGACAGCCACGGGTACGATTGATCCTTCATGATGCCGCCTCAGAACGCATGGCCATAAGCTGTATCCCGTCGATCGCACCTATCATTTTGTAAGCCCTCCTCATTCACGCGATTCAACTCGATTCTGTAATCGCACAACATATCGTGCCGCTTCAACCTCGGTGTTGTTGAACATCGGTGCCCACGGCCTGCATCTTCTTCGCCCGCTTGAGTGTCTGCGTGTCGTCGAGGATGAAGTAGACGCGCTTGTCACGCACGCCCAGTCGGTCGAGCCGACGCAGCGTATCCAGGGCATCTCGCGGAACACCCACGCCTCGTCCCAACCGCTGCGCCAGAGGAAATCGCCGTGGTTGGTGCGGTACGTGGCGGCGGGCCCGCGCAGCAACTCGATGAGGCGCTTGAGAGTCCCCGCGTGGCTGGTGGTCAGCGCCAGCACGAACTGCCAGAAGTGCCCGTACCCGCCGTAGGTGAAGCAGCCGGCGACGGCACGGAAAAAACGCTTGCTTTTTCGGAACATTTTGCCGATAGTGACCATGTGGTTCCTCCAGCGGTGACGTTGCGTGTCTATAACGCTTATCGTCACGGGAAGCCGCTTTTCATTGATCGGGCAGATCATCGTTGGCCGGGAGATCGGTCAGCTTGAGTAATAATACCACCATCTCGGAGTGCGACCATGAACGCGACGACGCCCGAATTCGAAGCCGAATGCCGAGCGCACTTGGACCGATTCTTCGAAGCTCACCCCGACGCCGCGATCGAGCAACGCGCCCACAAAGCGCTGCGTCTGCTGCGGGCCAGCGAGACGCCGCTCAAAGGCAAGACCGAAGGCTGGGCCGCAGGCATCATCTACGCGGTCTATAACGACGGCTGTTTTCCGTGTGGTGTTCCGCCGCTGCTCAACAGTGAATTTGAGAAGTTCATGGGGGCGACGATGTCGACCATCTACTACCGCGCGGCTCGGGTGAAAGAATTGTTCACGTTCTGAACCGAGTAACAAAACGCCCGGCCGACGCGAGGTCGACACGGGCGCTTCCGGGGGCGATGATGGTGGGGTCATCGTAGCAACAGTGACGGGGTCGTCAATCCTGCCTGTCAAGTCGTCACACCATGCGTTCTTCCGGTGGCTGGCCGGGATGGTGGATGCGAACGAGGAAATTTTCCTGATCCCAACGTGACGATTCCTGAGCGAGCATCTTGTTCGCTTTGAGAGTCTGGCTGCGATCGCGGTGCTCTACAGCAAAGTTCCGGGTCCGATCATCGTTGTCGTGATCGATGTGGCGCACCGTGTCGGTGCTCAGTTTGTTCCAGCGCCAGCCGGCGTCCTCCATGCGGTGGTGCATATCGGAGTCCTCGTGGCCCCAACCGACCATGTTCTCGTTGCATCCGCCGAAACAATCCCAATCGGCCCGCCAGAAAAGACCACTGCCGCCAAGGTTCTGACCACCTTGGGCATAGAACATACGCTCGGCCATCGGATGTTGAGCAAGAAAATCATCCGCGAGAATCTGCACGTCGCAGTCGATCATGCAGATCAAAGCATGTCGCGCTAACCGCATCTTCAAGTTTTTGCTTTTTGCCTGGTGGAAGTGCCGCTGGGATTCGACGAGTTCGACGTACACGATCGTGCCGTCCTGGTGCTCGTCGACAATGTCTCGTAACGGTGGCGTGCTCGACCAGTCAAGCAGGACGATCTCATCGAAGCCCTTGTTCAGCCATGTCGGCAACGTCTGTCGCAGGTGATCGTGGCGGTTCATGCATGCCGTGACCAGTGAGATCGGCGGTCGAACTGTTGTGGCTGTCCCTGTATGCCGTGGTCGCGGGAAGCGCTGCAGGCGCGAGTGCCGCAGGATTGGTGTTCGCATCATCGCGGGTGTCGACACAAGGCCGCGTTCATATTGTTTCCATTGATCATGAAATCTTGCATCGGATGACCAGGGCTTCTTCTGGCCAGCCCAGTGGAGAATGCGCCAGTCTTCGATTCGTTCATGTCCCATGCCGATGAAGACGTTCCACTCGGGTTCAAGACGCGCGAACTTGCCTTGGGCGTAGAGGGCGCATGCGATCTGATCGTTGACGCCGAAGTCTCGCACCCAGCGTGTCGT of Planctomycetota bacterium contains these proteins:
- a CDS encoding glycosyltransferase, with the translated sequence MLHVATATDRAYWPHLPTLLNSIVAHTSGSVTVHVLVRDIPEAIEWARRNYNDALCINVIDTSGFMDGVHLYLGHHITRATMDRLLLPDLLPSLDRVIYLDLDTLVLDDLNDLYPRDTGPEGLLARPSEHPGFSTVGRALQSWRHDNFDRILPLIDPDWPGFNAGVMLMDLACLRERAFVEQTTRWVRDFGVNDQIACALYAQGKFARLEPEWNVFIGMGHERIEDWRILHWAGQKKPWSSDARFHDQWKQYERGLVSTPAMMRTPILRHSRLQRFPRPRHTGTATTVRPPISLVTACMNRHDHLRQTLPTWLNKGFDEIVLLDWSSTPPLRDIVDEHQDGTIVYVELVESQRHFHQAKSKNLKMRLARHALICMIDCDVQILADDFLAQHPMAERMFYAQGGQNLGGSGLFWRADWDCFGGCNENMVGWGHEDSDMHHRMEDAGWRWNKLSTDTVRHIDHDNDDRTRNFAVEHRDRSQTLKANKMLAQESSRWDQENFLVRIHHPGQPPEERMV